In Horticoccus luteus, the following proteins share a genomic window:
- the cheB gene encoding chemotaxis-specific protein-glutamate methyltransferase CheB has protein sequence MRIGIVNDSATATEALRRVIVASTDHTVAWLAANGIEAVQRCADDRPDVILMDLIMPEMDGVAATRRIMAETPCAIIVVTASVAETSGRVFAALGAGALDAVNTPQLAGGNEAAGAQALRTKLEMIGRLIGAIPLQSSAVPATKERRVSSGRGGQWLLAIGASAGGPAALAEVLSGFGKATAAAIVVVQHLDEQFAPGLAQWLGQQIALPVRLAVDGDIPVAGTVLLPSRADHLVFSERGTLHYTPEPTDYAYRPSVDALFESVALHWRRPAAGVLLTGMGRDGARGLKKMRDAGFPTIAQDRATSAVYGMPKAAAELGAAEQILPLARIGPALRHLLV, from the coding sequence GTGAGAATTGGCATCGTCAATGATTCCGCGACGGCGACCGAGGCGTTGCGCCGGGTGATCGTGGCAAGCACGGATCATACAGTGGCGTGGTTGGCGGCCAACGGGATCGAGGCGGTGCAACGTTGCGCGGACGACCGTCCCGATGTGATCTTGATGGATCTCATCATGCCGGAAATGGACGGCGTGGCGGCGACGCGCCGGATCATGGCGGAAACGCCGTGTGCGATCATCGTGGTGACGGCGAGCGTGGCGGAAACGTCGGGCCGTGTGTTCGCGGCGCTGGGCGCCGGAGCGTTGGATGCAGTGAATACGCCGCAGTTGGCCGGCGGCAACGAAGCGGCCGGTGCGCAGGCGTTGCGGACTAAATTGGAGATGATCGGCCGCTTGATCGGGGCCATTCCGCTGCAGTCATCGGCGGTGCCCGCAACGAAGGAGAGACGAGTGTCGAGTGGGCGGGGAGGGCAGTGGTTGTTGGCGATCGGTGCATCGGCCGGCGGGCCGGCCGCGCTGGCGGAGGTGCTGTCGGGATTCGGGAAGGCGACGGCAGCGGCGATCGTCGTGGTGCAGCATCTTGATGAGCAGTTCGCGCCCGGCCTCGCCCAATGGCTGGGGCAGCAAATCGCATTGCCGGTGCGCCTCGCCGTGGATGGCGACATACCGGTCGCGGGCACGGTGTTGCTGCCGAGCCGCGCCGACCATCTTGTTTTCTCGGAGCGCGGCACGCTGCACTACACTCCGGAGCCGACGGATTACGCGTATCGTCCTTCCGTCGACGCGTTGTTTGAGAGTGTGGCGTTGCATTGGCGCCGGCCGGCGGCGGGCGTGCTGTTGACCGGCATGGGCCGCGATGGAGCGCGAGGGTTGAAAAAAATGCGTGACGCAGGTTTCCCGACAATCGCGCAAGACCGGGCGACGTCCGCGGTCTATGGGATGCCGAAGGCCGCGGCGGAGCTGGGCGCGGCGGAGCAAATTCTGCCGCTCGCGCGCATCGGCCCGGCCTTGCGGCACCTCCTTGTCTGA
- a CDS encoding PQQ-dependent sugar dehydrogenase, whose protein sequence is MRFSYCLLLPIATTVATFTLNGAEAPGGGVAGDAARGRILFQQNCALCHATGREASGGGQGPSLAGVMGRRAAAGADFTFTPALVHSGLVWTPATLDQFLANPGERVPGTAMAVATTSAADRRDLIAFLATLQPATPRNATDEAATQKKVRTPGDWENDAPGVKHRIEIAQLPKPYMTESAGNGPKLLPRPAGAQLAVPAGFKVSLFASGLSGPRLLRTAPNGDVFIAETRQGRIRVLRAGDGKESPAENTIFASGLHGPFGIAFYPTKEPRWVYVGLLNSVVRFPYHAGDQVAAGPAETIIEKLADSTGGHTTRDVAFSMDDRRMFVSVGSGSNVAERMPVKTAEEVRAWEKGHAHGSAWGSEANRALVLAADPDGRNVTVFATGIRNAVGLAVQPRTGLLWASTNERDGLGDDLVPDYLTHVQEGGYYGWPWFYLGNHEDPRHAGERPDLAGAAIIPDVLVQAHSATLQMTFYPLEATGPAAFPAEYRGNIFAALHGSWNRHGRTGSKVIRVRLGAGTTPGDYEDFLTGFVIDDQHVWGRPVGVTVAHDGALLVTDDAAGTIWRIAYVGQQR, encoded by the coding sequence ATGCGTTTCTCATACTGCCTGCTGCTCCCAATCGCCACGACTGTTGCCACGTTCACCTTAAACGGTGCTGAAGCACCCGGCGGGGGAGTTGCCGGAGACGCGGCGCGCGGCCGCATTCTTTTTCAGCAAAATTGCGCGCTGTGTCACGCCACGGGCCGCGAGGCGAGCGGCGGCGGGCAAGGGCCATCGCTGGCCGGTGTGATGGGTCGGCGGGCGGCGGCGGGAGCGGATTTTACGTTCACTCCGGCGTTGGTGCATTCGGGCCTGGTGTGGACCCCCGCGACGCTCGATCAATTTCTCGCGAACCCGGGTGAGCGAGTGCCGGGGACGGCGATGGCGGTGGCGACCACGAGCGCGGCGGACCGGCGCGACTTGATCGCGTTTCTCGCGACGCTGCAGCCGGCGACGCCGCGCAACGCAACCGACGAAGCGGCGACGCAGAAGAAAGTTCGCACGCCAGGCGATTGGGAAAATGATGCGCCGGGCGTGAAACACCGCATCGAGATCGCGCAGTTGCCGAAGCCTTACATGACAGAGTCGGCAGGCAATGGACCGAAGCTGTTGCCACGACCCGCGGGTGCGCAGCTGGCGGTGCCGGCGGGATTCAAAGTGTCGCTGTTCGCCTCGGGTTTGTCGGGGCCGCGTCTGCTGCGCACCGCCCCGAATGGCGATGTGTTCATCGCCGAAACGCGACAGGGCCGGATCCGGGTTTTGCGAGCAGGTGATGGAAAGGAGTCACCGGCAGAGAATACGATTTTCGCGAGCGGGTTGCACGGGCCGTTTGGCATCGCGTTCTATCCGACGAAGGAACCGCGATGGGTTTACGTTGGCCTGCTCAACTCCGTGGTGCGGTTCCCTTATCACGCCGGGGATCAGGTGGCGGCCGGTCCGGCGGAAACGATCATCGAGAAACTCGCTGACTCCACGGGCGGCCATACGACACGCGATGTGGCGTTTTCGATGGATGATCGGCGGATGTTCGTCTCGGTGGGTTCGGGTTCAAATGTCGCCGAGCGCATGCCCGTGAAGACGGCGGAAGAAGTGCGGGCGTGGGAAAAGGGGCACGCGCATGGGTCGGCGTGGGGCAGCGAAGCGAATCGCGCCTTGGTGCTCGCGGCGGATCCGGACGGACGCAATGTGACGGTTTTCGCGACGGGTATTCGCAATGCGGTCGGCCTCGCGGTGCAGCCGCGCACGGGACTTTTATGGGCGTCGACGAACGAACGCGACGGACTCGGCGACGATCTGGTGCCGGACTATCTGACGCACGTGCAGGAGGGTGGTTATTATGGTTGGCCGTGGTTCTATCTGGGCAACCACGAGGATCCGCGCCACGCGGGTGAACGCCCGGACCTCGCGGGTGCGGCCATCATCCCGGATGTGCTGGTGCAGGCGCATTCGGCGACGCTGCAGATGACGTTCTATCCTCTCGAGGCGACGGGTCCGGCGGCATTTCCTGCGGAGTATCGCGGCAATATTTTCGCGGCGTTGCACGGCTCGTGGAATCGCCATGGGCGGACGGGCAGCAAAGTGATTCGGGTGCGCCTCGGCGCGGGCACGACGCCGGGCGACTATGAGGATTTTCTCACGGGCTTCGTGATCGACGACCAACATGTGTGGGGCCGGCCGGTGGGCGTAACGGTGGCGCACGACGGCGCGCTGCTCGTGACCGACGATGCGGCGGGCACGATCTGGCGCATCGCCTACGTCGGACAGCAGAGGTGA
- a CDS encoding YkgJ family cysteine cluster protein — MGKGFSPDEEALYFKTGEAVRKRLQATPEPERALAILAVAQDRFARAFDQAPAKARARIACHAGCDTCCHEDVAVQAHEVLIAAEYAQRNFTAAALEAVIARAATHRAAHAARREGGPLPRTPCPLLHEGNCSVYPARPEACRAHHSHSVAACKTNLAAGAPVIDVAVAGVRGRMFAVMLAIDQAAEDEGFDDQAYDLGSALHEALTNSLCAVRWQRHEAAFPADCREF, encoded by the coding sequence ATGGGCAAGGGATTTTCGCCGGACGAAGAGGCGCTCTATTTCAAAACGGGAGAGGCGGTGCGGAAGCGTTTGCAGGCGACGCCGGAGCCTGAACGCGCGCTCGCGATCCTCGCGGTGGCGCAGGACCGGTTTGCGCGGGCATTCGATCAGGCACCGGCGAAGGCCAGGGCGCGCATCGCCTGCCACGCCGGGTGCGACACGTGCTGCCATGAAGATGTGGCGGTGCAGGCCCACGAGGTGCTGATCGCAGCGGAATACGCGCAGCGGAATTTCACAGCCGCAGCGCTGGAGGCGGTGATCGCTCGGGCAGCGACCCATCGCGCCGCACACGCTGCGCGCAGAGAAGGCGGACCGTTGCCGCGCACACCCTGTCCCCTGTTGCACGAGGGTAATTGCTCCGTGTATCCCGCGCGCCCCGAGGCGTGTCGGGCGCACCACAGTCACAGCGTGGCGGCGTGCAAAACCAATCTCGCGGCGGGCGCGCCAGTGATCGACGTGGCGGTGGCGGGAGTGCGCGGCCGGATGTTTGCGGTGATGCTCGCGATCGACCAAGCGGCGGAAGACGAAGGTTTCGACGATCAGGCGTATGACCTCGGCTCGGCGTTGCACGAGGCATTGACCAACAGCTTGTGTGCCGTGCGGTGGCAGCGGCACGAAGCGGCGTTTCCAGCCGACTGTCGCGAATTCTAA
- a CDS encoding chemotaxis protein CheW, whose product MLFLLFQLGNDRYALAARDVVEVLPLLTLKAVPGAPRGVAGLMDYRGTAVPVIDLSALVIGRPAAQRISTRLLLARYTPRSGEERLLALMAERATEMLRRDPADFQPAGVQGEDARYLGPVLSDSNGLIQRVDVNALLSDEVQTALYPAEGEVTSR is encoded by the coding sequence ATGCTCTTTTTGCTGTTTCAACTGGGCAATGATCGTTACGCGCTGGCGGCGCGCGATGTGGTGGAAGTGCTGCCTTTGCTTACGTTGAAAGCGGTGCCCGGCGCGCCCCGCGGAGTGGCCGGTTTGATGGACTACCGCGGCACGGCGGTGCCGGTGATTGATCTGAGCGCGTTGGTGATCGGCCGGCCGGCGGCGCAGCGCATCAGCACGCGTTTGTTGCTCGCGCGCTATACGCCGCGAAGCGGTGAAGAACGTTTGCTGGCGTTGATGGCGGAACGGGCGACGGAAATGTTGCGGCGCGACCCCGCTGATTTTCAGCCCGCCGGCGTGCAGGGCGAAGATGCCCGCTATCTCGGGCCCGTGCTCTCGGACTCGAATGGATTGATTCAACGCGTGGACGTGAATGCGCTGTTGAGCGACGAGGTGCAGACGGCGCTTTACCCGGCCGAGGGAGAGGTCACCAGCCGATGA
- a CDS encoding hybrid sensor histidine kinase/response regulator, with the protein MNDPSDELKDLSLTQLFRMEAEGQLAVLTEGLLALEEKRDAAQLEALMRAAHSLKGAARIVGMDAAVGVAHAMEDCFVAAQAGSLFIGRGAVDRLLAGVDLLTRISQTSDADLDVWGAERAGEVSEVMEGLHAVLRGDVADAVPADASAEPPAAPKMAVPAVETAEPVPPRKVDAPTERGSKGETRVLRVTADHLNRLLGLAGESLVESRRLRPFGESVARLKRLQRELGGTLDTLRDQLVAGASAELLQETLAASRTRLSACREFLADRLGELDAYDRRSTNLAHRLYGEARAVRMRPFADGVAALPRVVRDLARELGKEARLEIIGDDTQVDRDVLEKLEAPLGHLLRNALDHGIERPEVRLAAGKPAAGLIKLEARHSAGVLLITISDDGRGADPEILRQAVVRRKLVAEEMAPRLSEAELLEFLFLPGFSLKEQVTEISGRGVGLDAVQSMVKSVRGSIRVATEPGRGMRFQLQLPLTLSVVRALLVQIADEPYAVPLGFIVRTMRVARDEISATEGKQHFAFEGRRVGLVSAQQMLGRSAPVAAGDLAVVVLGEGEHRYGLVVDAFMGERELVVQPLDPRLGKIKDIAAGALMEDGSPVLIVDVADLVRSVEKMAAAGQLNAVQAEAAAVAAVARKRVLVVDDSLTVRELERKLLDSRGYAVEIAVDGMDGWNAVRTGNFDLVITDVDMPRLDGVELTRLIKQDQRLRALPVMIVSYKDREDDRRRGLEAGADYYLTKGSFHDETMLNAVADLIGAATEATT; encoded by the coding sequence ATGAACGATCCATCCGACGAGCTGAAGGATTTGTCGCTCACGCAGCTCTTCCGCATGGAGGCGGAAGGGCAGCTCGCCGTGCTGACCGAGGGTCTGCTGGCGCTGGAAGAAAAACGCGATGCGGCGCAACTGGAGGCGTTGATGCGGGCGGCTCATTCGCTCAAAGGCGCGGCACGAATTGTCGGCATGGATGCCGCGGTGGGCGTGGCGCACGCGATGGAGGATTGTTTCGTGGCCGCGCAGGCGGGTTCGCTTTTCATCGGGCGCGGCGCGGTGGATCGTCTGCTCGCCGGAGTGGATTTGCTGACGCGGATTTCGCAGACGAGCGATGCCGATTTGGATGTGTGGGGCGCGGAGCGAGCGGGGGAAGTGAGTGAGGTGATGGAGGGTTTGCACGCGGTGCTCCGCGGCGACGTCGCGGATGCGGTGCCGGCGGACGCGTCCGCGGAGCCGCCGGCCGCGCCGAAGATGGCGGTGCCAGCCGTGGAGACGGCAGAGCCGGTGCCGCCAAGGAAGGTCGACGCACCGACGGAGCGCGGATCGAAAGGTGAGACGAGGGTATTGCGGGTGACGGCAGACCATTTGAACCGGTTGCTCGGACTGGCGGGGGAATCGCTGGTGGAGTCGCGGCGGCTGCGGCCGTTCGGCGAGTCGGTCGCGCGGCTGAAACGGTTGCAACGCGAGTTAGGCGGGACGTTGGACACGTTGCGCGATCAGCTGGTCGCAGGCGCGTCGGCGGAGTTGTTGCAGGAAACGCTGGCGGCGAGTCGGACGCGTTTGAGTGCGTGCCGGGAATTTCTCGCGGACCGGCTGGGGGAGCTCGATGCCTACGACCGGCGCTCGACGAATCTGGCGCACCGCCTTTATGGCGAGGCGCGGGCGGTGCGCATGCGGCCGTTCGCGGATGGCGTCGCCGCCTTGCCGCGGGTGGTGCGCGATCTGGCGCGGGAACTCGGCAAGGAAGCGCGGCTCGAAATCATCGGCGACGACACGCAGGTCGATCGCGATGTCTTGGAAAAACTGGAGGCGCCGCTGGGGCATTTGTTGCGCAATGCGCTCGATCATGGGATCGAGCGACCGGAGGTGCGGCTCGCGGCGGGCAAACCTGCGGCGGGATTGATCAAACTGGAGGCGCGGCACAGCGCGGGCGTGTTGCTCATCACGATCAGCGACGACGGGAGGGGAGCCGATCCGGAGATTCTGCGGCAGGCGGTGGTGCGCCGAAAACTGGTGGCGGAGGAGATGGCGCCGCGTTTGAGCGAAGCGGAACTGTTGGAGTTTCTCTTTCTGCCGGGGTTCTCGCTGAAGGAACAGGTGACGGAAATTTCCGGCCGCGGCGTGGGGCTCGATGCCGTGCAGAGCATGGTCAAGAGCGTGCGGGGTTCCATTCGCGTGGCAACGGAGCCGGGGCGAGGAATGCGTTTTCAGCTGCAATTGCCGCTCACGCTTTCGGTCGTGCGCGCACTGTTGGTGCAAATTGCCGACGAGCCTTACGCGGTGCCGCTTGGCTTCATCGTGCGCACGATGCGCGTGGCGCGCGACGAGATATCGGCCACGGAAGGAAAGCAGCATTTCGCCTTTGAGGGACGGCGCGTGGGTTTGGTTTCGGCGCAGCAAATGCTCGGGCGGAGCGCGCCGGTGGCGGCGGGAGATTTGGCGGTCGTGGTGCTGGGCGAGGGTGAACATCGCTACGGACTCGTCGTGGATGCGTTCATGGGCGAACGCGAACTGGTCGTGCAGCCGCTCGATCCGCGGTTGGGGAAAATCAAAGACATCGCGGCGGGGGCGTTGATGGAGGATGGTTCGCCGGTGCTGATCGTGGACGTGGCGGACTTGGTGCGCTCGGTCGAGAAGATGGCGGCGGCGGGGCAGTTGAACGCGGTGCAAGCCGAGGCGGCCGCCGTGGCGGCCGTGGCGCGGAAGCGCGTGCTCGTAGTGGATGATTCGCTCACGGTGCGGGAGCTGGAGCGCAAGCTGCTGGATTCGCGCGGTTATGCCGTCGAAATCGCGGTGGATGGCATGGACGGGTGGAATGCGGTGCGCACGGGCAATTTCGATCTGGTGATCACGGACGTGGACATGCCGCGCCTCGACGGCGTGGAGTTGACGCGTCTCATCAAGCAGGACCAGCGGTTGCGCGCGCTGCCGGTGATGATCGTCTCTTACAAGGACCGCGAAGATGATCGTCGCCGCGGGCTCGAGGCGGGGGCGGATTATTACCTGACGAAAGGAAGTTTTCACGACGAGACCATGCTCAACGCGGTGGCCGATCTGATCGGCGCGGCGACGGAGGCGACGACGTGA
- a CDS encoding CheR family methyltransferase — MNVAAVETWLHAHAGLEASTLGAGVVARAARDRIEALHCRTAEDYVTLLERSPDERHALIEKVVVPETWFFRDRPALEAVARYVATDWGAARSEGVFRVLSVPCSTGEEPYSLAMVLAGAGWPVARTRIEAVDISRENLRRAEAGVYGRNSFRGDDVSFRDDFFSPAGRESWRVNERARAPVEFAQGNLLADDFGVGRGLYDAIFCRNLLIYFDRPTQARAIRTLEKMLAPGGWIAVGPAEPVLLFEHGFSALRVPGGFLLHRTPPAAAPQRAARGPMPRLVPARLPVTRIVPLKAAHPAPPPKAPAAPAKTENPLGELRRLADEGRLREARQCGEALVARGESSGELFYLLGIVADAAGEGTGAEAFYRKAVYLEPQHEDALVHLALLAEKRGDVRTARQFRERAQRARTREAV, encoded by the coding sequence ATGAACGTGGCCGCGGTGGAAACTTGGTTGCATGCGCACGCGGGCCTGGAGGCGTCGACTTTGGGCGCGGGCGTAGTGGCCCGCGCCGCCCGCGATCGGATCGAAGCGCTGCACTGCCGCACGGCGGAGGATTACGTGACGTTGCTCGAACGGTCGCCCGATGAACGGCATGCGTTGATCGAAAAGGTGGTCGTGCCAGAGACGTGGTTCTTTCGCGATCGCCCGGCGCTCGAAGCGGTCGCGCGGTATGTGGCGACAGATTGGGGCGCCGCGCGCAGCGAAGGCGTTTTCCGCGTGCTGAGTGTGCCGTGCTCGACGGGGGAAGAACCGTATTCGCTGGCGATGGTGCTCGCCGGCGCGGGCTGGCCGGTCGCGCGCACGCGCATCGAGGCGGTGGATATCAGCCGCGAGAATCTGCGGCGCGCAGAAGCGGGCGTTTACGGACGGAATTCTTTTCGGGGCGACGACGTTTCTTTTCGCGACGATTTTTTTTCGCCGGCAGGTCGTGAAAGTTGGCGGGTGAATGAACGCGCGCGCGCGCCGGTGGAATTCGCGCAAGGCAACCTGCTGGCGGATGACTTCGGAGTCGGCCGGGGACTCTACGATGCAATTTTCTGTCGCAATCTGCTGATCTACTTCGACCGGCCAACGCAGGCCCGGGCGATCCGGACCTTGGAGAAGATGCTTGCGCCAGGCGGATGGATCGCGGTGGGACCGGCGGAGCCCGTCCTGCTGTTTGAACACGGGTTCAGCGCGCTGCGCGTGCCGGGCGGATTTCTTTTGCACCGGACACCGCCCGCCGCGGCGCCGCAGCGAGCGGCCCGGGGGCCGATGCCGCGTCTGGTGCCCGCACGTTTGCCTGTGACGAGGATTGTGCCGTTGAAGGCGGCGCATCCGGCTCCGCCGCCGAAAGCGCCGGCGGCACCGGCGAAAACGGAAAATCCGCTGGGCGAGTTGCGGCGCCTCGCGGACGAAGGGCGTTTGCGAGAGGCGCGCCAATGCGGCGAGGCGTTGGTGGCGCGCGGCGAAAGCTCGGGGGAGCTTTTCTATCTGCTCGGCATTGTCGCCGACGCGGCGGGCGAAGGAACCGGAGCGGAGGCGTTTTATCGCAAGGCCGTTTACTTGGAGCCGCAGCACGAGGATGCGTTGGTGCATCTGGCTTTGCTGGCGGAAAAGCGCGGCGACGTGCGGACGGCGCGGCAGTTTCGTGAGCGCGCGCAACGAGCGAGAACCAGGGAGGCGGTATGA
- a CDS encoding methyl-accepting chemotaxis protein yields MKSWSIAQRLFALVGFVLLLVIAGVLVLLRADRHGVTAGDQRDAVRSTAAALHYTMLTASDAMRGVLLEPGNQIERQRKVSSDEDFDRLAAAMRTMLADLPELQSIFATIVDSDQKKLNVDEDRILELAGKDQAAALAFFNSTYLPDRKIQDSLIANFLEKVDATTAAMVDRAIAERRIAVGVLAALCLLALVGGIIFARALAKPLIALTQSTVLMAKGDLTVALPTHEGSDEIAQLTASFEQLVNALRAFVTDVQHSGVLVSTSITEIAATAKQQQATANEVAATTTEIGATAKEISATGRDLAQTVTHVNESAQQTSVLADNGREALGRMDDTMRRVSEAAGGINSRLTVLNDKAANIGSVVTTIAKVADQTNLLSLNAAIEAEKAGEYGRGFAVVATEIRRLADQTAAATVDIEQLVKEIQSAVTAGVMGMDKFSEEVRRGVTDVEKVASQLAQIIQHVQAINPRIQSVSEGMQAQSTGAEQISQALTQLGEAARQTAESLRQSNETVRSLDEAARGLRSGIERFKVEN; encoded by the coding sequence ATGAAATCCTGGTCCATTGCCCAACGTCTCTTCGCTCTCGTGGGTTTTGTGCTGCTGCTCGTCATCGCTGGCGTGCTGGTCTTATTGCGCGCCGATCGTCACGGGGTGACGGCAGGTGACCAGCGCGATGCGGTGCGGAGCACGGCGGCGGCACTTCACTACACGATGCTGACGGCGAGCGATGCGATGCGCGGTGTGTTGCTCGAGCCGGGCAATCAGATCGAACGGCAACGCAAGGTGTCATCGGACGAGGATTTCGACCGGCTTGCCGCCGCCATGCGCACGATGCTGGCGGATCTGCCGGAGCTGCAGTCCATCTTCGCGACCATTGTGGACTCCGATCAGAAGAAGCTGAACGTGGACGAGGATCGCATTCTTGAGCTGGCGGGAAAGGATCAAGCGGCGGCGTTGGCGTTCTTCAACAGCACCTACCTGCCTGATCGAAAAATCCAAGACAGCCTCATCGCAAATTTTCTGGAGAAAGTTGATGCGACCACGGCGGCGATGGTCGACCGCGCGATTGCGGAACGGAGGATCGCGGTGGGCGTGCTGGCGGCCTTGTGCCTGCTGGCGCTGGTGGGCGGGATCATTTTTGCGCGGGCTTTGGCGAAGCCGCTGATCGCGCTCACGCAGTCGACCGTGCTCATGGCGAAGGGCGACCTGACGGTGGCATTGCCGACGCACGAAGGCAGCGATGAGATCGCTCAGCTGACGGCGTCGTTCGAGCAACTGGTGAATGCGTTGCGGGCGTTTGTCACCGACGTGCAGCATTCGGGCGTGCTCGTCTCGACCTCCATCACGGAGATCGCGGCGACCGCCAAACAGCAGCAGGCGACGGCGAACGAAGTCGCGGCAACGACGACCGAAATCGGTGCGACCGCGAAAGAAATCTCCGCCACGGGCCGCGATCTCGCGCAGACTGTCACGCATGTGAACGAGAGCGCGCAGCAAACGTCGGTGCTCGCCGACAATGGACGCGAGGCGCTCGGGCGCATGGACGACACGATGCGCCGCGTGAGCGAGGCAGCGGGCGGGATCAACTCGCGATTGACCGTGCTGAATGACAAGGCGGCGAACATCGGCTCGGTGGTGACAACGATCGCGAAAGTGGCGGACCAGACGAATCTGTTGTCGCTCAACGCAGCGATCGAAGCGGAGAAGGCCGGCGAATACGGCCGCGGTTTCGCGGTGGTGGCGACGGAAATCCGCCGGCTCGCGGATCAGACCGCGGCGGCGACCGTCGACATCGAGCAACTGGTGAAGGAAATTCAGTCTGCGGTGACGGCCGGCGTGATGGGCATGGACAAATTTTCCGAGGAAGTGCGCCGCGGGGTGACCGACGTGGAAAAGGTGGCGAGTCAGCTCGCCCAAATTATCCAGCACGTGCAGGCGATCAATCCCCGCATCCAGTCGGTGAGCGAGGGCATGCAGGCGCAATCGACGGGCGCCGAGCAAATCAGCCAGGCGCTCACGCAGCTCGGGGAGGCGGCCCGGCAGACCGCCGAGTCGTTGCGCCAGAGCAATGAAACGGTGCGCAGTCTCGACGAAGCGGCCCGCGGGCTGCGCTCGGGCATCGAACGCTTCAAGGTGGAGAATTGA
- a CDS encoding chemotaxis protein CheW yields MSTNESQDCWKRIGIWGDRTCGELKQQIHCRNCPTYAAGAVRLLDVEVSPAYLAEQTRRFAQRKNVAAAGNRSVVIFRLGAEWLALPTTLFSEISPLLPVHSLPHRRDRIVSGVTNVRGELIVCLSLAAALGINSTGTSGSARLAVLNRGGELFAFPADEVAGLLRFDDAELAAVPATLAHAQAAYTRGILTWQQRAVGVLDAELLFYTLNRSLA; encoded by the coding sequence ATGAGCACGAATGAGAGTCAAGACTGCTGGAAGCGCATCGGCATTTGGGGCGACCGCACGTGCGGCGAATTGAAGCAGCAGATCCATTGCCGGAACTGCCCGACCTATGCTGCGGGGGCGGTGCGTCTGCTGGACGTTGAGGTGTCTCCCGCCTACCTCGCGGAGCAGACGCGACGTTTCGCGCAGCGGAAGAACGTGGCTGCGGCGGGGAATCGGTCAGTGGTGATTTTTCGCCTCGGCGCGGAATGGCTGGCGTTGCCCACGACGCTTTTCAGCGAAATCTCGCCGCTGCTGCCTGTGCATTCACTGCCGCATCGCCGCGATCGGATCGTGAGCGGCGTGACGAATGTGCGGGGCGAGTTGATCGTGTGTCTTTCGCTGGCGGCGGCGCTGGGCATCAACAGCACCGGCACGAGCGGCAGTGCGCGGCTGGCGGTCCTGAACCGCGGCGGCGAACTCTTCGCCTTTCCCGCGGATGAGGTGGCGGGTTTGCTGCGTTTCGATGACGCGGAATTGGCCGCGGTGCCGGCGACGCTCGCGCACGCGCAGGCGGCTTACACGCGGGGAATTTTGACCTGGCAGCAGCGCGCGGTCGGCGTGCTGGATGCGGAGCTGTTATTCTACACGTTGAACCGGAGTCTCGCATGA